One stretch of Chryseobacterium sp. LJ668 DNA includes these proteins:
- a CDS encoding DUF47 domain-containing protein, whose protein sequence is MAIGNIFHAFQPKDKIFFVLFEKVTENLVAMSNDFNNGVKDFDLNDDAMLKLMSDYEHKNDELTHEIFIELGKNFITPFDREDIHTLATGLDDIADYIYASTKYIFLYKSPMMKAYADFSLLIHKACLEIQNAMKNLKGFKNMEQVKEACIKVNSIENIADDLLSNSMVELFETNDAINIIKISSVLNYLEIVTDKAEDVANTIENIMIKYA, encoded by the coding sequence ATGGCAATTGGTAATATTTTCCACGCATTTCAGCCAAAAGATAAAATTTTCTTTGTGCTTTTCGAAAAAGTAACAGAGAATTTAGTTGCAATGTCTAATGATTTTAACAACGGAGTGAAAGATTTTGATCTTAACGACGATGCAATGTTGAAACTCATGAGCGACTATGAGCACAAAAATGATGAGCTTACACATGAGATCTTTATTGAATTGGGGAAAAACTTCATCACACCGTTCGACCGTGAAGATATTCACACGTTGGCAACAGGTTTAGATGATATTGCAGATTACATCTACGCTTCTACAAAATATATTTTCTTGTACAAATCTCCGATGATGAAGGCTTATGCAGACTTCTCTCTATTAATTCACAAGGCTTGCCTGGAGATTCAGAATGCGATGAAAAACCTGAAAGGTTTTAAAAATATGGAGCAGGTGAAAGAAGCCTGTATCAAAGTAAATTCTATCGAGAATATTGCTGATGATCTTCTTTCGAACTCGATGGTAGAGCTTTTTGAAACCAATGATGCCATCAATATCATCAAAATTTCATCTGTTCTTAATTATCTTGAGATCGTTACCGATAAAGCAGAAGATGTTGCCAATACGATTGAAAACATCATGATCAAATACGCTTAA
- a CDS encoding DEAD/DEAH box helicase — protein MNLFTETNLSPDILKAIGELGYESPTEIQKQTIPFIQSDIRDLIALAQTGTGKTAAFSLPILDMIDDTSRKIQFLVLCPTRELCLQISKDINNYSKYMQNIKTTAVYGGSSITDQMRSLRDKPQVIVGTPGRVIDLINRKALDFSEIHWLVLDEADEMLSMGFKDELETILRETPETKQTFLFSATMSKEVERISKSYLTKPHRISVGSINEVKKNIKHEFYVVGYRNKKEALKRLIDANPNQYSIIFCRTRMETQEVADFLMQNGYAADALHGDLSQAQRDTVMKKFRLKNIDILVATDVAARGLDVDSLTHVIHFSLPDDPEVFVHRSGRTGRAGKDGISMSLIKPEESRKLKQIKSTTKIDIIEKKIPTGDEVISAQVTGVFEKLMTEHENIFEFDQSLVPDLSNFTKEELVVQLLQFQLKDLALYYKDKQDLMDQKFSNRDDDRGGRDRDSRGGRDRDRGRDRDRGDRNERSDRGERRGDRGGKPRQRDENMTRFFFNLGKKDQLKKLDVLEIINKATSSKGSKRAEIGNIEILEKFSFFEVEKSFSNELIGNLQSMKFKGKDMRAEEAN, from the coding sequence ATGAATTTATTTACGGAGACCAATTTAAGTCCTGATATCCTTAAGGCCATTGGCGAACTGGGTTACGAAAGCCCGACAGAAATCCAAAAACAGACTATCCCTTTTATTCAATCAGATATTCGCGATCTAATCGCACTTGCGCAGACAGGGACAGGCAAAACAGCAGCGTTTTCGCTTCCGATTTTGGATATGATTGACGATACGAGTCGCAAAATCCAATTTTTGGTGCTTTGCCCGACGCGAGAACTATGTCTACAGATTTCAAAAGACATTAACAACTATTCTAAGTACATGCAAAACATCAAAACTACAGCAGTTTACGGTGGTAGCAGTATTACAGATCAAATGCGTTCTTTGAGAGACAAGCCACAGGTGATTGTGGGTACTCCGGGAAGGGTGATCGACCTGATCAACAGAAAAGCTCTTGACTTCTCAGAAATCCACTGGTTGGTTTTAGATGAAGCAGATGAGATGCTTTCTATGGGTTTCAAAGACGAATTGGAAACAATTTTAAGAGAAACTCCTGAAACAAAACAGACTTTCTTGTTCTCGGCAACGATGAGCAAAGAGGTTGAAAGAATTTCTAAAAGTTACCTTACAAAACCTCACCGTATTTCTGTGGGTTCTATTAACGAAGTTAAAAAGAACATTAAACATGAATTCTATGTTGTAGGTTACCGTAACAAAAAAGAAGCTCTGAAAAGACTAATTGATGCAAACCCGAATCAATATTCTATTATTTTCTGTAGAACAAGAATGGAAACTCAGGAAGTTGCAGACTTTTTAATGCAAAACGGATATGCGGCAGATGCTCTTCATGGTGATCTTTCTCAAGCGCAGAGAGATACGGTAATGAAGAAATTCAGACTGAAAAACATTGACATTTTGGTTGCAACTGACGTTGCTGCAAGAGGTCTGGATGTAGATTCTTTAACGCACGTTATCCATTTCTCTTTACCGGATGATCCTGAAGTTTTTGTACACAGAAGCGGAAGAACAGGTAGAGCAGGAAAAGACGGTATCTCAATGTCATTGATAAAGCCTGAAGAAAGCAGAAAGCTGAAGCAGATCAAATCTACTACGAAAATTGATATCATTGAGAAGAAAATTCCTACAGGTGACGAAGTAATTTCGGCTCAGGTAACCGGAGTTTTTGAAAAACTGATGACAGAGCATGAGAATATCTTTGAATTTGATCAAAGTCTTGTTCCGGATTTAAGTAATTTCACTAAAGAAGAATTGGTTGTACAGTTGTTGCAGTTCCAGTTGAAAGACCTTGCGTTGTACTACAAAGATAAGCAAGATCTTATGGATCAGAAATTTAGCAACAGAGATGATGACCGAGGTGGAAGAGACAGAGACAGCAGAGGCGGAAGAGATCGCGACAGAGGAAGAGACCGTGACAGAGGAGATCGTAACGAACGCAGCGACAGAGGTGAAAGAAGAGGAGATCGTGGTGGTAAGCCAAGACAGAGAGACGAAAATATGACTAGATTTTTCTTCAATCTTGGTAAAAAAGACCAGTTGAAAAAGCTAGATGTATTGGAAATCATTAACAAGGCTACTTCTAGTAAAGGAAGCAAAAGAGCTGAGATCGGAAACATCGAAATTCTTGAGAAATTCTCATTCTTTGAAGTTGAAAAATCTTTTAGCAACGAGCTTATAGGAAATCTTCAATCTATGAAATTTAAAGGAAAAGATATGAGAGCTGAAGAGGCGAACTGA